A genomic window from Glycine soja cultivar W05 chromosome 10, ASM419377v2, whole genome shotgun sequence includes:
- the LOC114370658 gene encoding probable glycerol-3-phosphate acyltransferase 3, protein MAKLFRAFFFKSLFFFWYRFLFRQLRNLIRFHRTISNSFSGATPTQFNKYQKFPSLIHRSDLNDHMLIFDVENALLKSSSLFPYFMLVAFEAGGLVRAIVLVLLYPFVCVVGKEMGLKIMVMACFFGIKASSFRVGRSVLPKFFLEDVGAEMFEALKKGGKTVGVTNLPHVMVESFLREYLDIDFVVGREMKVFCGYYVGLMEDTKTMHALELVKEGKGCSDMIGITRFRNIRDHDLFFSHCKEVYVVSEADKRSWQKLARERYPRGLIFHDGRLALRPTPAESIAMLMWFPYAIILSVIRISLALSLPFTISTPLLVFSGIRLTTTTSAPTRPHNIKQNNKGIVGNLYVCNHRTLLDPLYISFSLQKNLTAVTYSLSRMSEILAPIKTVRLTRNRDEDAKMMKNLLGQGDLVVCPEGTTCREPYLLRFSPLFSEMCDEIVPVAVDSHVSMFHGTTAGGLKCLDPFFFLMNPEPVYTVQLLNHVFPSQLLSSHTSNTSVLDHQTSRFHVANRVQTQIGTALGFECTKLTRKDKYLMLAGNEGIVNSNTKCKSKSKS, encoded by the exons ATGGCTAAATTGTTCAGAGCGTTTTTCTTCaagtctcttttcttcttttggtaCCGTTTTCTCTTTAGGCAACTAAGGAACCTAATCCGTTTCCACAGAACCATAAGCAATTCTTTTTCGGGTGCAACACCAACACAGTTTAATAAGTACCAGAAATTCCCCTCTCTAATCCACCGATCAGACCTCAACGATCACATGTTGATCTTTGATGTCGAAAACGCGTTGTTGAAATCCTCTTCTTTGTTCCCATATTTCATGCTCGTGGCCTTTGAGGCAGGGGGGCTTGTTAGAGCCATAGTTTTGGTTCTTCTATACCCTTTTGTTTGTGTCGTAGGAAAAGAGATGGGGTTGAAGATAATGGTCATGGCATGCTTCTTCGGGATCAAAGCATCGAGCTTCAGAGTTGGAAGGTCCGTTTTGCCCAAATTCTTCTTGGAGGACGTTGGTGCAGAAATGTTTGAGGCACTCAAAAAAGGAGGGAAGACAGTGGGAGTTACCAATTTACCCCACGTGATGGTGGAAAGCTTCTTGAGAGAGTATTTGGACATTGATTTCGTTGTGGGAAGGGAGATGAAAGTTTTCTGCGGATACTACGTGGGGTTGATGGAGGACACAAAAACTATGCATGCCTTGGAGCTAGTAAAAGAAGGGAAAGGATGCTCCGACATGATCGGAATCACAAGGTTTCGCAACATTCGCGACCATGATCTATTTTTCTCTCATTGCAAG GAAGTGTACGTGGTGTCAGAAGCAGACAAGAGGAGCTGGCAAAAGCTAGCAAGGGAGAGATACCCCAGAGGCCTTATCTTTCACGATGGAAGATTGGCGCTAAGACCCACTCCAGCGGAGTCCATAGCAATGTTGATGTGGTTCCCCTATGCAATCATCCTCTCTGTTATTCGCATTTCCCTGGCTCTCTCTCTTCCATTTACCATCTCAACCCCCTTGTTGGTCTTTAGTGGGATCCGTCTCACCACAACAACATCAGCACCCACACGCCCCCACAAcattaaacaaaacaacaagGGCATTGTTGGTAATCTCTACGTGTGTAACCACAGAACATTATTAGACCCGCTCTACATATCTTTCTCATTGCAAAAAAACTTAACCGCCGTCACGTACAGTTTGAGTAGGATGTCTGAGATCCTTGCCCCAATCAAAACGGTGCGGTTAACTAGAAACCGCGACGAGGATGcgaaaatgatgaaaaatttgCTGGGGCAAGGGGACCTGGTGGTTTGTCCTGAAGGGACCACATGTAGAGAACCTTATTTATTGAGGTTCAGCCCTCTGTTCTCAGAGATGTGCGATGAGATTGTCCCCGTTGCAGTTGATTCCCACGTTAGTATGTTCCACGGAACCACTGCTGGTGGACTTAAGTGCTTGGACCCATTCTTCTTTCTCATGAACCCCGAGCCTGTTTACACGGTTCAGCTGCTCAACCATGTTTTCCCTTCCCAATTACTATCATCTCACACCAGTAACACCAGCGTTCTTGACCATCAAACTTCGAGGTTTCATGTGGCTAATAGGGTCCAAACACAGATTGGTACCGCGTTGGGGTTTGAGTGCACTAAACTCACACGAAAGGACAAGTACTTGATGTTAGCTGGTaatgaaggcattgttaatTCCAACACCAAATGCAAAAGCAAGTCCAAGTCGTAG
- the LOC114369820 gene encoding uncharacterized protein LOC114369820 isoform X1, with protein MDHTVPREKDVEFDLECGGNSSDEDVGNDLYVSDRESKGAFGWAWNGILNVDGSYKGKSGTESCSNSAKSGDVVVMDENNVELLVDKGFVQHQFSNVNGNHAKQKTKLFIPKKPPKPPLPPRGPSLDAGDQKFMEELAELALQKRARVKKMKAVRKMKASKSSSSSSTYTSLYAMVITVFFFLVIILHGIRSANSAAVGLMDSPEATIAGNEGLISIQYPPDFNRNEGDAPGSRNPCVYFLFFSQLCN; from the exons ATGGACCATACTGTTCCAAGAGAGAAAGACGTTGAATTTGACCTTGAATGTGGTGGGAACTCTAGCGATGAGGATGTAGGCAACGATCTTTATGTTAGTGATAGAGAATCAAAGGGTGCTTTTGGTTGGGCGTGGAATGGGATTTTGAATGTTGATGGATCATATAAGGGTAAAAGTGGGACTGAGTCATGTAGCAATTCAGCAAAATCTGGTGATGTTGTGGTTATGGATGAAAATAATGTGGAATTGCTTGTGGACAAGGGTTTTGTCCAACACCAATTTTCCAATGTAAATGGTAATCATGCAAAACAGAAGACTAAGCTCTTTATCCCCAAAAAGCCTCCAAAGCCACCCCTGCCTCCAAGAGGTCCTTCACTGGATGCTGGTGATCAGAAGTTTATGGAGGAACTTGCGGAGCTCGCCTTGCAGAAGCGTGCAAGGGTTAAGAAAATGAAAGCAGTGAGAAAGATGAAAGCGAGCAAGTCCTCATCGTCATCATCAACATATACCAGTCTTTATGCCATGGTCATCactgttttcttcttccttgtCATAATACTTCACG GAATCAGATCTGCAAATAGTGCTGCCGTTGGGTTAATGGATTCCCCTGAGGCAACAATTGCAGGAAATGAGGGTTTGATTTCAATTCAGTATCCCCCAGACTTCAATAGAAATGAAGGAGATGCACCTGGCTCTCGCAATCCATgtgtgtattttctttttttttcacaactatgtaattga
- the LOC114369820 gene encoding uncharacterized protein LOC114369820 isoform X2 gives MDHTVPREKDVEFDLECGGNSSDEDVGNDLYVSDRESKGAFGWAWNGILNVDGSYKGKSGTESCSNSAKSGDVVVMDENNVELLVDKGFVQHQFSNVNGNHAKQKTKLFIPKKPPKPPLPPRGPSLDAGDQKFMEELAELALQKRARVKKMKAVRKMKASKSSSSSSTYTSLYAMVITVFFFLVIILHGIRSANSAAVGLMDSPEATIAGNEGLISIQYPPDFNRNEGDAPGSRNPFQQKR, from the exons ATGGACCATACTGTTCCAAGAGAGAAAGACGTTGAATTTGACCTTGAATGTGGTGGGAACTCTAGCGATGAGGATGTAGGCAACGATCTTTATGTTAGTGATAGAGAATCAAAGGGTGCTTTTGGTTGGGCGTGGAATGGGATTTTGAATGTTGATGGATCATATAAGGGTAAAAGTGGGACTGAGTCATGTAGCAATTCAGCAAAATCTGGTGATGTTGTGGTTATGGATGAAAATAATGTGGAATTGCTTGTGGACAAGGGTTTTGTCCAACACCAATTTTCCAATGTAAATGGTAATCATGCAAAACAGAAGACTAAGCTCTTTATCCCCAAAAAGCCTCCAAAGCCACCCCTGCCTCCAAGAGGTCCTTCACTGGATGCTGGTGATCAGAAGTTTATGGAGGAACTTGCGGAGCTCGCCTTGCAGAAGCGTGCAAGGGTTAAGAAAATGAAAGCAGTGAGAAAGATGAAAGCGAGCAAGTCCTCATCGTCATCATCAACATATACCAGTCTTTATGCCATGGTCATCactgttttcttcttccttgtCATAATACTTCACG GAATCAGATCTGCAAATAGTGCTGCCGTTGGGTTAATGGATTCCCCTGAGGCAACAATTGCAGGAAATGAGGGTTTGATTTCAATTCAGTATCCCCCAGACTTCAATAGAAATGAAGGAGATGCACCTGGCTCTCGCAATCCAT TTCAGCAGAAAAGATAA